Below is a genomic region from candidate division KSB1 bacterium.
CGGGAAATTTGGAAGCCAGGGGATTTTATTAAAAAAAGGGCAAAAAGTTACCGTAACCACTCGCGATGTTTCCGGCAATGACCAAACAATCCCGATCACGTATGCAGCTCTCCATGAGGACATAAAGAAGGGAGAGCATATATTATTGGATGATGGTCTTTTGGATTTATTGGTTAAGAAAATTGCGGGACAAGATATTAAATGTGAAGTAGTTGTCGGTGGACTATTGAGTTCCAATAAAGGAGTTAATTTACCGGGTGTTGATGTGAAGGTTTCCAGTTTAAGTGAAAAAGATCGAACCGATTTGAAATTTGGACTGAAATTGGGAGTTGATTTCATCGCACTTTCCTTTGTGAGATCTGAAGAAGATATTCATGAACTTCGGCGGGAAATTAATAAGTTGGGAAAGAGCACACCTATTATTGCAAAAATCGAAAAACCGGAAGCGGTAGATCATATTCTTGAAATCATAAATGCAGCGGATGGTGTAATGATCGCCCGCGGAGATTTGGGTGTTGAAATGGGTCCGGAGCGTGTTCCGATTATTCAAAAGGACATCATTCATCGATGCCGGGAATCCAACAAACCGGTAATAACGGCGACACAAATGCTCGAGTCCATGCGTAATAATCCCAGACCCACACGTGCGGAAGCATCGGATGTAGCGAATGCTGTTTTTGATAATAGCGATGCGCTCATGCTCTCCGGTGAGACATCCTTAGGCAACTATCCCATTGAATCAGTCAGGATGATGGATCGAATTATTCGCTGGTCGGAAAAACATGTAATTAAACAAACCGGGTTTGCACAATTTCGGCAGAAATATGGTGATTCATTCGCAGAAGCAATTAGCGAAGCTGCTTTTTACGCAGCTTATAAATTGAAAGCAAAGGCTATAGTCGCCTTTACACAAACGGGATTCACTGCAAGAAATATTGCCAAAAGACGGCCGGAGACAATCATTTTTGCTTTTACACCTCATGAAGCAGTGCAGAGACAAATGCTGCTTTCATGGGGAGTGATCCCGATTCATTTGCCAATTATTCATACCATTGATGAAATGATTCAAAAAGTGGATAGTAAGCTTTGTGAAAATAAATATGTTCAGCCGGGAGATATTATTTTGATTGTAGCCGGAGCGCCTATCGGTGAACAAGGGACTACAAATATGTTAACGCTTCATAAAATTGAAGATCATAGTTCAAACTAAATTGGAAAAGGAAATCCTTTATTCGTTTGTTAACCTGGATAATTCATAGCCACCAAAACTCAAAGACACAAAGCTTTAAAAAATAAAGGTTAAGAAAGATTGATTTTTATATTGACCGAAAATTGATTCATAGTAATCTTCTTTATAACTTTAATATTCTTAGTGACTTAGAGTCTTTGTGGCAAAAATTCATGAATAGTGCAGGTTAATTAATTTGGATTTGATTATTGGAATTTGTTTGTTATTTAGAAACAATAATTTAGAATTTTCAGCAATACCAAGATGATGCAAACTTTTTACAGATTAACTTAAACTAATTATAATTAGAATGGGGGGTGAATATGACCCGAAAAATATATGAAAATGCCATCGTAAATTGGCCGGAAGAAGACCGGCCGCGTGAAAAGCTGTTAAAGAATGGTGCCAGGCAGTTAAGCAATGTTGAATTGCTGGCAATTCTATTGCGTGTAGGTGTCAAAGGAAAAAGCGCAATTGATCTTGCTAGGGGAATTTTACAGCAGATTGGAGGACTTAGGGCATTGGAACAATGGGAAACGGAAGATTTGTGCACATTGCATGGTTTAAGTCTGGCAAAGGTTGCACAAATCAAAGCAAGTATTGAATTGGGTAAGAGAGTGCTAACCGAAGCAAAAAAAACCTTTGGAAAAGTATATTCTTCTCAGCAAGTATACGATTACATTATGCCATCCATGCGTGATTTGAAGCGAGAGGAGTTTAGAGCTCTTTACCTGAATGCCAGGAACCAGATTGTAAAGGAAACCACTATAAGCAGGGGTTCGTTAACCTCTAGCGCCGTTTATCCAAGAGAGATCATGAGTGAGGCTTTCCGTGTGGGCGCGGCGGCTGTGGTTTATGTGCATAACCATCCGTCGGGTTCAATAGATCCAAGTCATGAAGATCGACGAGTGACCCGGGAATTAATCGTTGCCGGTGAGGCTTCGCAAGTATCAGTTGTCGATCATATCATTGTAGGGGAAAATGGCTACTACAGTTTCGCGGATGAAGGAGTCATAGAAGCTAACAAGAATGAATACAGGCAATTTGTTGGGAAGTTATAGCATTTAATCAGTCAGCTCCAAAAGATGTTCCGACAGATATGGCGGTCCGGACCAATTCCGAATCTTGTTGAACAAGGCGCTGTTTGTTGGCTATTTCTTTAATAGGTGTGGTTTTTATCTGTGTTCCAATAAGTCCGACAAGAACTCCAAAATTGACTTTAGCAACCTGGTTCATGGCTTCACACCCAAACCGGGTTGCCAATACGCGATCAAAAGCAGTTGGAGTTCCTCCGCGCTGCAAATGACCAAGAATTGTTGCCCTCGAGGATATTCCGGTTGAAGATTCGATCTGTCTGGCCATCCATACACCAATACCGCCCAACCGGATTGGGTCGTGACTTAATTCATCTCGATGCTTGATTTCATAATCACCGGAGGGTAATTTTACCCCTTCGGCAATAACAACTATGCTGAACCGATTACCACGGCTATTACGTTTTCTTACAAATTGAATAACAGACTCCAAATTATAGGGAATTTCAGGAATTAAAATGATGTCACCACCACCGGCTACTCCTCCACACAAGGCTAGCCATCCTGCATACCTGCCCATTGTTTCTATGACCATTACACGATGGTGTGATTGAGCCGTTGTATGCAGCCGATCGATGGCTTCCGACACAATCTGAACGGCAGTATCAAATCCAAAAGTGACATCTGTACCGTAAATATCATTATCAATGGTTTTGGGAACGCCAACAATTCCGATGCCCTTTTTCATCAATCTATCAGCAATACTCATAGTACCGTCACCGCCAATACACACAAGAGCATCCAGGCCAGCATTGTGAAAATTTGAGACTGCATCATCCGAACGATCGGTTTTCATAATTTTACCCGAACTGTTTTCTTCTGCAAATTCAAATGGATCGGCGCGGTTTGAGGTGCCTAATATGGTCCCTCCCATTGTAAGAATACCACTAACGTCTGCGTATTCAAGATTTCGCATTCTATTTTGAACAAGTCCCTCAAAGCCGTCTTCGATTCCTACGACAGAACAGCCATAATCATTCATTGCAGTTTTGGCCACCGCCCGGATGACGGAGTTCAGTCCCGGGCAATCTCCACCACCGGTTAAAATACCAATTTTTTTGATTTTCTTGTTGATAATAACCTCCTTTTTCTCAAGGTGATGCAATAATAAATCGATCTTTAATATTTATTTGTTTCGTTTGAAATAATATTCAGATTATTTGCAGTTATCAAACTTTATCCTAAAATAATTAAAGTTTGACATTTCCTCCACGTATCTATTGTACTTGCAATTTATTGCTTAAAGCTTTCAAAATGCAGTTACGGTACCCACGCGGATCAGGAGAGGAAAAGAGTAATGTTGTGAGCATAGTCTGAAGTACGCCCTTTGGCGTAAAGTCCAATCCAAAGTTGCCGGGCGACCCCATTGGGGGGATAAAAAACCGTGTATCCCAAGAGGCGCCACAAAAAAACCCCTTAAATTATTATTTTAAGGGGTTTTCTAATTTGCCAAAAATGTCTAAACTTTCCGGATGGTTACTGATTTTCCTATCAATTTAGTCGTAATACGATTCAGTAAATAAAAATCTAGTTATTGATTAATTAAATTAACCTGAACAATTCATAGCCACAAAGGCTCGAAGGCACAAAGTATTGAAAAAAAAGAAGAAAATAAGTTTTATAAAATGAATCGAAAGAAACTTAGTTTTTAATCGTAGTTCTTCTAAGTTATATAATCTTAGAGTCTTGGCGGCAGAATTTATGAATAATGCAGGTTAATTATGTTTGTTCCTGTAGTTATTAAAATAGTAAATATATGTGAAACTACCATTAGATAATCATAAATTTTAACCGAAAAATAAAAATGTTAGTACCTTTATATTTAAGGCGAAATTGCTTCTTCGGGATTATTTGTTTTGAAATAATATGATTTTACTAAACCATAAATTCGCATTACAGATTTTCTATACCGCTT
It encodes:
- the radC gene encoding DNA repair protein RadC, producing MTRKIYENAIVNWPEEDRPREKLLKNGARQLSNVELLAILLRVGVKGKSAIDLARGILQQIGGLRALEQWETEDLCTLHGLSLAKVAQIKASIELGKRVLTEAKKTFGKVYSSQQVYDYIMPSMRDLKREEFRALYLNARNQIVKETTISRGSLTSSAVYPREIMSEAFRVGAAAVVYVHNHPSGSIDPSHEDRRVTRELIVAGEASQVSVVDHIIVGENGYYSFADEGVIEANKNEYRQFVGKL
- a CDS encoding ATP-dependent 6-phosphofructokinase, which codes for MNKKIKKIGILTGGGDCPGLNSVIRAVAKTAMNDYGCSVVGIEDGFEGLVQNRMRNLEYADVSGILTMGGTILGTSNRADPFEFAEENSSGKIMKTDRSDDAVSNFHNAGLDALVCIGGDGTMSIADRLMKKGIGIVGVPKTIDNDIYGTDVTFGFDTAVQIVSEAIDRLHTTAQSHHRVMVIETMGRYAGWLALCGGVAGGGDIILIPEIPYNLESVIQFVRKRNSRGNRFSIVVIAEGVKLPSGDYEIKHRDELSHDPIRLGGIGVWMARQIESSTGISSRATILGHLQRGGTPTAFDRVLATRFGCEAMNQVAKVNFGVLVGLIGTQIKTTPIKEIANKQRLVQQDSELVRTAISVGTSFGAD
- the pyk gene encoding pyruvate kinase, translating into MRRTKIVCTLGPSSSSPKILENLLKAGMDIARLNFSHGTHKKHAEVLKRLREISAKIGKPVAILQDLQGPKIRVGKFGSQGILLKKGQKVTVTTRDVSGNDQTIPITYAALHEDIKKGEHILLDDGLLDLLVKKIAGQDIKCEVVVGGLLSSNKGVNLPGVDVKVSSLSEKDRTDLKFGLKLGVDFIALSFVRSEEDIHELRREINKLGKSTPIIAKIEKPEAVDHILEIINAADGVMIARGDLGVEMGPERVPIIQKDIIHRCRESNKPVITATQMLESMRNNPRPTRAEASDVANAVFDNSDALMLSGETSLGNYPIESVRMMDRIIRWSEKHVIKQTGFAQFRQKYGDSFAEAISEAAFYAAYKLKAKAIVAFTQTGFTARNIAKRRPETIIFAFTPHEAVQRQMLLSWGVIPIHLPIIHTIDEMIQKVDSKLCENKYVQPGDIILIVAGAPIGEQGTTNMLTLHKIEDHSSN